Proteins co-encoded in one Methylomonas albis genomic window:
- a CDS encoding TonB-dependent receptor plug domain-containing protein, protein MSVRPLLVTCCACLIIGSAHAQPVSTEEEEKALSQIYGTEDMVSIASGYKQPISKAPSIATVITADDIKQMGATDIDEALESVPGLHVERNTIGYNPIYTFRGIYSQFNQQVLMMINGIPITNSYTGSRGEVWGGMPIRDIARIEIVRGPGSAVYGADAFAGVINVISKTKQDIEGTEVGGRVGSFDTYDGWGLHGGEWAGFDVALAFEYHKTAGQNAMVDADLQSQFDSLLGTHASLAPGPLNLSRDNLDARLDLARGNWRFRGGLQHRSDLGNGSGIAQALDPVNRYASDRWNADITYHNGDIENWDLTTQASYFETSQEIERNLTLFPAGATLPIGANGQIGAGAPVTFPSGYIGNPEVWERHVRINQTFAYGGFQAHQLRSGIGFNYDSLFKARVSQNFGIDPATGTPIPSLPGIPLTDVSGTSATFIPEVDRKVAYLFLQDQWNFANDWSLTAGARYDRYSDFGNTFNPRAALIWEASYDLTAKLMYGSAFRAPSFQEMYIINNPAQLGNSALRPETMENVELGFDYRPTDSLRLGLNFFNFWWKDIIRFVPDANATTSTAQNTGTQQGYGTELEAEWQAADSLKIIGNYAYQRSRDQALDRDSGYAPHHQVYLRLNWEFLPDWQISPQVKWIVGRDRSFGDTRKPVADYTWVDVTLRRQNLAKHLEVAFSVRNLFDVSAREPSLAGNPAAIPNDLPLAPRSFYGEISLHF, encoded by the coding sequence ATGTCAGTCCGCCCGCTGCTTGTTACTTGTTGCGCTTGCCTGATAATCGGGTCCGCGCATGCGCAACCGGTCTCCACGGAAGAGGAAGAAAAAGCTTTGTCGCAAATCTACGGCACTGAGGATATGGTCAGTATCGCCAGTGGTTACAAACAACCGATTTCCAAAGCGCCTTCAATTGCCACCGTTATCACTGCAGACGACATCAAACAAATGGGTGCCACCGACATCGACGAAGCGCTGGAAAGCGTCCCCGGCCTGCATGTCGAACGCAACACGATAGGCTATAACCCGATTTACACGTTTCGCGGCATTTATTCGCAGTTCAATCAGCAAGTGCTGATGATGATTAATGGTATCCCGATTACCAATTCTTATACCGGCAGCCGCGGCGAGGTCTGGGGCGGCATGCCGATCCGCGACATTGCCCGTATCGAAATTGTGCGCGGGCCGGGATCGGCGGTATACGGTGCCGATGCGTTTGCCGGGGTGATCAACGTCATCAGCAAAACCAAACAGGACATTGAAGGCACCGAGGTCGGCGGCCGCGTTGGCAGCTTTGACACTTACGACGGCTGGGGCTTGCATGGCGGCGAATGGGCCGGCTTTGATGTGGCGTTGGCTTTTGAATACCACAAGACTGCGGGGCAAAATGCTATGGTCGATGCCGATCTGCAAAGCCAATTCGATAGTTTATTGGGGACCCACGCTTCGCTGGCACCGGGGCCGCTCAATTTGTCCCGCGACAATCTTGACGCCCGGCTGGATTTGGCGCGCGGCAATTGGCGGTTTCGTGGCGGGCTGCAACACCGTAGCGATTTGGGCAACGGCTCGGGCATCGCTCAAGCCCTGGACCCGGTCAACCGCTATGCCAGCGACCGCTGGAATGCCGACATCACTTACCATAACGGCGACATTGAAAACTGGGATTTGACGACGCAAGCCAGTTATTTCGAAACCAGCCAGGAAATCGAGCGCAATTTGACGCTATTTCCGGCCGGCGCGACCTTGCCCATCGGCGCCAATGGCCAGATCGGTGCCGGCGCGCCGGTCACCTTTCCCAGCGGTTACATAGGCAATCCGGAGGTGTGGGAACGGCATGTTCGCATCAATCAAACCTTCGCATACGGTGGCTTTCAAGCGCATCAGTTACGTAGCGGCATCGGTTTTAATTACGACAGCCTGTTCAAGGCGCGGGTCAGTCAGAACTTCGGTATCGATCCCGCCACCGGTACCCCAATACCGTCCTTGCCGGGCATTCCGCTGACCGACGTCTCCGGCACTTCCGCGACGTTCATCCCAGAAGTGGACCGGAAAGTGGCATACCTGTTTTTACAAGACCAATGGAATTTTGCCAACGACTGGAGTTTGACCGCCGGCGCCCGCTACGACCGCTATTCGGACTTCGGCAACACCTTCAATCCGCGCGCGGCCTTGATCTGGGAAGCCAGCTACGATTTAACGGCAAAACTGATGTATGGCTCGGCGTTTCGGGCGCCGTCGTTTCAGGAAATGTATATCATCAACAATCCGGCGCAACTCGGTAACTCCGCCTTGCGCCCGGAAACCATGGAAAACGTCGAGTTAGGTTTCGACTATCGGCCGACGGACAGCCTGCGCCTGGGTTTGAATTTCTTTAACTTCTGGTGGAAGGACATCATTCGTTTTGTACCGGATGCCAATGCCACCACCTCGACCGCGCAAAATACCGGTACCCAGCAAGGCTACGGTACCGAACTGGAAGCGGAATGGCAGGCCGCCGACAGCTTGAAAATTATCGGCAACTACGCTTATCAGCGTAGTCGTGACCAGGCCCTGGATCGCGATAGCGGCTATGCGCCGCACCATCAGGTCTATCTGCGTCTGAATTGGGAGTTTTTGCCCGATTGGCAAATCAGTCCGCAAGTGAAATGGATTGTGGGCCGAGATCGGAGTTTTGGCGATACGCGTAAGCCGGTCGCGGATTATACTTGGGTGGATGTGACGCTACGCCGGCAAAATCTGGCCAAGCATCTTGAAGTGGCTTTTTCGGTGCGCAATCTGTTCGATGTCAGCGCCCGGGAACCCAGTCTGGCCGGCAATCCGGCTGCCATTCCCAACGATTTGCCGTTGGCGCCGCGCAGTTTTTACGGCGAAATTAGTCTTCATTTTTAG